The proteins below are encoded in one region of Streptomyces cyanogenus:
- a CDS encoding peptidoglycan recognition protein family protein — protein MRGFLTSCPGVSPLTACSIGVGLAAAVALAPALPATAATAPAGSAVPGGTRSLPLVPLARERVLGTAPEQGLYRTGLERFALLGVVWDDPGTELRGRVQVRTRSAATGEWSGWQDVETHTADHGADPGATEGSARRVRGGTAPLWVGESDGVDVRVQAEGAGGASGKRAGVPRPLPAGLRLELVDPGKDGGDGGGGGDTGVADAVDADEAGEALEAQEAKEAKARETKEAGEAGERVPEPLPADDPPRTALDTEAAIAASGANADITEFGATAIPELDRKATELELGRLQGTTLDDSSRGKPYIGPRPRIVTRRGWGADESLRERGFVYTKKVKAAFVHHTASGNKYTCAQAPSVIRGIYRYHVKSMGWRDIGYNFLVDKCGTLYEGRAGGVAKAVLGAHTLGFNTNSMGIAVIGTYASSKPSGSAVTAVARLTAWKLGLYGANPLGKTYLTSGGGNLYPKGKNVRLNVISGHRDGFATECPGKRLYAKLGTVRSSAATYQGR, from the coding sequence ATGCGTGGATTCCTCACTTCCTGTCCCGGCGTCTCCCCGCTCACCGCCTGCTCGATCGGCGTCGGCCTCGCCGCGGCCGTCGCGCTCGCCCCGGCCCTGCCGGCGACCGCCGCGACGGCACCGGCCGGGTCCGCCGTTCCGGGCGGCACCCGGTCGCTGCCGCTCGTCCCCCTCGCCCGGGAACGCGTCCTCGGCACCGCCCCGGAACAGGGGCTGTACCGCACCGGCCTCGAACGGTTCGCGCTGCTCGGCGTCGTCTGGGACGACCCGGGCACCGAGTTGCGCGGCCGGGTGCAGGTGCGCACGCGGTCCGCCGCCACGGGCGAGTGGTCCGGCTGGCAGGACGTCGAGACGCACACCGCCGACCACGGCGCCGACCCGGGTGCGACGGAGGGCTCGGCCCGCCGGGTGCGCGGGGGGACCGCGCCGCTGTGGGTGGGGGAGTCGGACGGCGTGGACGTACGGGTGCAGGCGGAAGGGGCGGGGGGCGCGTCCGGGAAGCGTGCCGGAGTCCCGCGGCCGCTGCCGGCGGGGCTGCGGCTGGAGCTGGTCGACCCCGGGAAGGACGGAGGCGACGGCGGGGGCGGAGGCGACACGGGCGTCGCGGACGCCGTGGATGCCGACGAGGCCGGTGAAGCACTGGAGGCGCAGGAGGCGAAGGAGGCCAAGGCCCGGGAGACCAAGGAGGCCGGCGAGGCCGGCGAAAGGGTGCCCGAGCCCCTGCCGGCCGACGACCCGCCCCGCACCGCCCTGGACACGGAGGCCGCGATCGCCGCGTCCGGCGCCAACGCCGACATCACCGAGTTCGGCGCCACCGCGATCCCGGAACTGGACCGGAAGGCCACCGAACTGGAGCTGGGCCGTCTCCAGGGCACCACGCTCGACGACTCCTCGCGGGGCAAGCCGTACATCGGGCCGCGCCCGCGGATCGTCACCCGCCGGGGCTGGGGCGCGGACGAGTCACTGCGCGAACGCGGGTTCGTCTACACGAAGAAGGTCAAGGCGGCCTTCGTCCACCACACGGCCTCGGGCAACAAGTACACCTGCGCCCAGGCGCCGTCCGTCATCCGCGGTATCTACCGCTACCACGTCAAGAGCATGGGCTGGCGGGACATCGGCTACAACTTCCTCGTCGACAAGTGCGGAACCCTCTACGAGGGCCGGGCCGGGGGCGTGGCCAAGGCGGTGCTCGGCGCGCACACCCTCGGGTTCAACACCAACAGCATGGGCATCGCGGTGATCGGCACGTACGCGTCGAGCAAGCCGTCGGGCAGCGCGGTGACGGCCGTCGCCCGGCTCACCGCGTGGAAGCTCGGGCTCTATGGGGCCAATCCGCTCGGAAAGACATATCTCACGTCGGGCGGTGGCAATCTCTACCCCAAGGGGAAGAACGTACGACTGAACGTCATCTCCGGCCACCGCGACGGGTTCGCCACCGAGTGCCCCGGCAAGCGGCTCTACGCCAAGCTCGGCACGGTCCGCTCCAGCGCGGCGACGTACCAGGGGCGCTGA
- a CDS encoding TIGR03089 family protein: protein MNATDRTPADLLTSALATDPGRPLVTFYDDATGERVELSVATFANWVAKTANLLQGDLSAGPGDRVALLLPAHWQTAVWLVACSSVGAVADVGGNPAAADVVVSGPDSLDAALACSGERVALALRPLGGRFPQTPAGFLDYAVEVPGQGDRFAPFAPVDPQEPALIVAGREFSGAEVVDRAASEAGALGLTGPGSRLLSGLPYDTWEGLSAGLFSPLAVGGSVVLCRNLERLDEDALAKRVESERVTAVRR from the coding sequence GTGAACGCCACCGATCGCACCCCTGCCGACCTGCTGACTTCCGCGCTCGCCACGGATCCCGGCCGCCCGCTGGTGACCTTCTACGACGACGCCACGGGCGAACGCGTCGAACTGTCCGTGGCCACCTTCGCCAATTGGGTGGCCAAGACCGCCAACCTCCTCCAGGGCGACCTCTCCGCCGGGCCCGGCGACCGGGTCGCGCTGCTGCTGCCCGCGCACTGGCAGACGGCGGTGTGGCTGGTGGCCTGTTCCTCGGTGGGCGCGGTCGCGGACGTCGGCGGGAATCCGGCGGCGGCCGACGTGGTGGTGAGCGGGCCGGACTCGCTGGACGCCGCGCTGGCCTGCTCCGGTGAGCGAGTGGCGCTGGCGCTGCGGCCGTTGGGCGGGCGCTTCCCGCAGACCCCGGCCGGTTTCCTCGACTACGCCGTGGAAGTGCCCGGACAGGGCGACCGGTTCGCCCCGTTCGCGCCGGTGGACCCGCAGGAGCCGGCGCTCATCGTCGCGGGGCGGGAGTTCAGCGGAGCCGAGGTCGTCGACCGGGCCGCTTCCGAGGCGGGCGCGCTGGGACTGACGGGACCGGGTTCGAGGCTGCTGTCCGGGCTGCCGTACGACACCTGGGAGGGGCTGAGCGCGGGACTGTTCTCGCCGCTGGCCGTCGGGGGGTCCGTGGTGCTGTGCCGGAACCTGGAGCGGCTGGACGAGGACGCGCTCGCCAAGCGGGTGGAGAGCGAGCGGGTGACGGCAGTACGACGGTGA
- a CDS encoding LCP family protein, translated as MTDTAGKPLGPGLGSGASATGDGLTRRRRRRRLHGSALAAAVLVAAAGGAGWAVYAKLSGNITADDAAAAELARYERERPTALVRDAQNILLIGSDTRAGDGNGKYGRDLGSERSDTTILLHLAADRHSATAVSLPRDLMVDIPGCRQEDGRRSDPVFAMFNHAFQVGGSACTIRTVEKLTGIRVDHHMVVDFSGFKEMVDAVDGVEVCLKEPVDDAAAKLKLPAGKVTLDGEQALGFVRARKSLGNGSDTERMERQQRFLGALVNKVQSNDVLLNPVKLYPVLDAATSSLTTDPELASLRGLYQLVRGLRDIPTERVQFLTVPRESYVYDANRDQLVEPEAEKLFARLRADQPVVVTQEIPQNVPGADTGSGGPDGPAPAPTFRGNTAAEQTCE; from the coding sequence GTGACCGACACCGCAGGCAAGCCCCTCGGTCCCGGTCTCGGGTCGGGCGCCTCGGCGACCGGGGACGGCCTGACACGACGGCGGCGCCGGCGCAGGCTGCACGGTTCCGCGCTGGCGGCGGCCGTCCTGGTCGCCGCGGCCGGCGGCGCCGGCTGGGCCGTCTACGCGAAGCTGAGCGGCAACATCACCGCCGACGACGCCGCTGCCGCCGAACTCGCCCGGTACGAGCGGGAGCGGCCCACCGCGCTGGTGCGGGACGCGCAGAACATCCTGCTGATCGGGTCCGACACCCGGGCCGGGGACGGCAACGGCAAGTACGGCCGTGACCTCGGCAGCGAGCGGTCGGACACCACGATCCTGCTGCACCTGGCCGCCGACCGGCACAGCGCCACCGCCGTCTCGCTGCCCCGGGACCTGATGGTGGACATCCCGGGCTGCCGGCAGGAGGACGGCAGACGCAGCGACCCGGTGTTCGCGATGTTCAACCACGCTTTCCAGGTGGGCGGTTCGGCGTGCACGATCCGGACCGTCGAGAAGCTGACCGGCATCCGCGTCGACCACCACATGGTCGTGGACTTCAGCGGGTTCAAGGAGATGGTGGACGCCGTCGACGGGGTGGAGGTGTGCCTGAAGGAACCCGTCGACGACGCGGCGGCGAAGCTGAAACTGCCCGCGGGGAAGGTCACGCTCGACGGGGAGCAGGCACTCGGATTCGTCCGGGCCCGCAAGTCGCTCGGCAACGGCAGCGACACCGAACGGATGGAACGCCAGCAGCGGTTCCTCGGCGCGCTGGTCAACAAGGTGCAGAGCAACGACGTGCTGCTGAACCCCGTGAAGCTGTATCCGGTGCTGGACGCGGCGACCTCCTCGCTGACCACCGACCCGGAACTGGCCAGTCTGCGTGGCTTGTACCAGTTGGTGCGCGGGCTGCGTGACATCCCCACGGAACGGGTGCAGTTCCTGACCGTGCCGAGGGAGTCGTACGTCTACGACGCCAACCGTGATCAACTCGTGGAGCCGGAGGCCGAGAAGCTGTTCGCGCGGCTGCGGGCCGACCAGCCGGTGGTGGTGACCCAGGAGATTCCACAGAACGTTCCCGGGGCGGACACAGGGTCGGGCGGGCCGGACGGCCCCGCGCCCGCACCGACGTTTCGCGGGAACACCGCCGCCGAACAGACCTGTGAGTAA
- a CDS encoding LCP family protein: MDAQGRGRADNIDPADQWVFNPNTGEYELRLSPSAAQSPVPGPRRPSSRDGGGATGGRTRQPAGQNRQSPRARGTDVPAPRSARRRGAEPEPPQGRRASRRPVKKKSTAKKVLLWTGGSMAFVLVAVTAAGYLYIKHLNDNITSVSDDGAGTGGFRKDEAINILLIGTDKRTGKGNEGYGDSGSVGHADTTILLHVSKDRSNATALSIPRDLIVDIPDCPTQQEDGSRKVIPGSRGVRFNTSLGQDDRTPSCTMRTVTELTGIKPDDFMVADFNAVKTLTEAVGGVEVCLAKDINDKDSHLKLSKGTHNISGEQALAFVRTRHSVGFGGDLSRIGLQQQFLSALMRKLKGNSTLSSPTKMLKLAEAGTKALTVDDKLDTIGKLKDLGLELGKLNPKNLTFTTVPVVDNPAEKVKSTVVLNGSKAPAVFEAIRNDVSFTDVKKKQKAARNAQAARLKGTKAPASEVRVRILNGGAAAGSAQAVLSWLQNDEGVTKSENAGNAPAPLGRTTLEYAPDQAAQARRLAAIMGLSGAAMKPGKSVTNSQGLPAMTLTLGRDFKGAGVPLTVPTKAPDVDKSTADKVKCAS, encoded by the coding sequence GTGGACGCGCAAGGCCGTGGGCGGGCGGACAACATCGACCCCGCAGACCAGTGGGTATTCAATCCGAACACCGGCGAATACGAACTGCGACTGAGCCCTTCCGCAGCGCAGTCGCCGGTTCCCGGACCGCGTAGACCGTCCTCCCGGGACGGGGGCGGTGCGACGGGCGGCCGTACGCGGCAGCCGGCCGGGCAGAACCGGCAGTCCCCCCGGGCGCGCGGCACCGATGTGCCCGCGCCGCGCTCGGCCCGGCGCCGGGGCGCCGAACCGGAGCCGCCGCAGGGACGGCGCGCGTCCCGGCGGCCGGTCAAGAAGAAGTCGACGGCGAAGAAGGTGCTGCTGTGGACCGGCGGGTCCATGGCCTTCGTGCTGGTCGCCGTGACGGCCGCCGGCTACCTCTACATCAAGCACCTGAACGACAACATCACCTCCGTGTCCGACGACGGCGCCGGCACCGGCGGCTTCCGCAAGGACGAGGCGATCAACATCCTGCTGATCGGCACCGACAAGCGCACCGGCAAGGGCAACGAGGGCTACGGCGACTCGGGCAGCGTCGGCCACGCCGACACCACGATCCTGCTGCACGTCTCCAAGGACCGGTCCAACGCGACCGCGCTCAGCATCCCGCGTGACCTGATCGTCGACATCCCGGACTGCCCGACCCAGCAGGAGGACGGCAGCCGCAAGGTCATCCCCGGCTCGCGGGGTGTCCGTTTCAACACGAGCCTCGGGCAGGACGACCGTACGCCGAGCTGCACGATGCGCACGGTGACGGAGCTGACCGGGATCAAGCCGGACGACTTCATGGTCGCCGACTTCAACGCGGTCAAGACGCTGACCGAGGCGGTCGGCGGGGTCGAGGTCTGTCTGGCCAAGGACATCAACGACAAGGACTCGCATCTGAAGCTGTCCAAGGGCACGCACAACATCTCCGGTGAGCAGGCGCTGGCGTTCGTGCGCACCCGGCACTCCGTCGGCTTCGGCGGCGACCTGAGCCGGATCGGGCTGCAGCAGCAGTTCCTGAGCGCGCTGATGCGCAAGCTGAAGGGCAACTCCACGCTCAGCAGCCCGACGAAGATGCTGAAGCTGGCGGAGGCGGGCACCAAGGCGCTGACGGTCGACGACAAGCTGGACACCATCGGCAAGCTGAAGGACCTGGGTCTGGAGCTGGGCAAGCTCAACCCGAAGAACCTGACCTTCACCACGGTGCCGGTCGTGGACAACCCGGCGGAGAAGGTCAAGTCCACGGTCGTCCTCAACGGGTCGAAGGCCCCGGCGGTCTTCGAGGCCATCCGCAACGACGTCTCCTTCACCGACGTGAAGAAGAAGCAGAAGGCGGCCAGGAACGCCCAGGCCGCCCGGCTCAAGGGCACCAAGGCGCCCGCCTCCGAGGTGCGGGTGCGCATCCTCAACGGCGGGGCCGCGGCCGGCAGCGCCCAGGCGGTGCTCAGCTGGCTGCAGAACGACGAGGGCGTGACCAAGTCGGAGAACGCCGGCAACGCGCCCGCCCCGCTGGGCAGGACCACGCTGGAGTACGCGCCCGACCAGGCGGCCCAGGCCCGCCGGCTGGCCGCGATCATGGGGCTGTCCGGGGCCGCCATGAAACCGGGCAAGAGCGTGACCAACTCCCAGGGGCTGCCGGCCATGACGCTGACCCTGGGCAGGGATTTCAAGGGTGCGGGCGTGCCCCTCACGGTGCCGACGAAGGCGCCGGACGTCGACAAGTCCACGGCAGACAAGGTGAAGTGCGCCTCGTAG
- a CDS encoding LCP family protein: MSLTSRITDAPARSGRHGGRRRAGGPKTDRRTRRRRVLRWSATVLAVVILGTAGAGYLYYQHLNGNIQKGKRAGGDDSKAHRTAPNAAGQTPLNILLIGSDSRNSKENVKLGGSRDHVGDPPLADVQMLIHLSADRKSAAMVSIPRDTRVHIPECKDEKGKDFPPTDDIINVTLARGGAGCTLLTWEELTGVYIDHWMTIDFAGVVRMADAIGGVEVCVNQNVWDHSTPSQRGGSGLKLTRGSHKVKGEQALQWLRTRHAWGSDLMRARAQHMYLNSMIRTLKKQNVFTDTGRLMDLAEAATKSLKVSEEIGTVKKLYDLGMEMKSVPTDRITSVTMPNVPDPDDPDNHVVPDKAKADKVWQMLQDDVPFDKNGGKSGGKKDAGKDKPAKTPSVDAARLGVLVQNATRTSTEAAVSQRASAIGQVLVQKGYARAQADTSGSLAEDKTIVRYPSADLEGDAQAVAKALGIPMSQVQKSTDVSGVTVVVGADWRTGTAYPKQSAPKAGDLPEGTDAANASDKPTCMDVYKPYQWH, from the coding sequence ATGTCGCTCACGTCGCGGATCACGGACGCCCCGGCGCGTTCCGGCCGGCACGGCGGCCGACGGCGGGCCGGCGGTCCGAAGACCGACCGGCGGACACGCAGACGGCGGGTGCTGCGCTGGTCGGCGACCGTGCTGGCGGTGGTGATACTCGGCACGGCGGGGGCCGGATATCTGTACTACCAGCATCTCAACGGCAACATCCAGAAGGGCAAGCGCGCAGGCGGCGACGACTCCAAGGCGCACCGGACCGCCCCGAACGCGGCGGGCCAGACCCCGCTGAACATCCTCCTGATCGGCTCCGACAGCCGGAACTCCAAGGAGAACGTGAAGCTCGGCGGCAGCCGGGACCACGTCGGCGACCCGCCGCTCGCGGACGTGCAGATGCTCATCCACCTCTCGGCGGACCGCAAGAGCGCCGCCATGGTCAGCATCCCGCGGGACACCCGCGTGCACATACCCGAGTGCAAGGACGAGAAGGGCAAGGACTTCCCGCCGACGGACGACATCATCAACGTCACCCTGGCCCGGGGCGGAGCCGGCTGCACGCTGCTCACCTGGGAGGAGCTGACCGGGGTCTACATCGACCACTGGATGACGATCGACTTCGCGGGCGTGGTGCGGATGGCGGACGCGATCGGGGGTGTCGAGGTCTGCGTGAACCAGAACGTCTGGGACCACTCGACCCCCAGTCAGCGCGGCGGCTCCGGCCTGAAGCTGACCAGGGGATCGCACAAGGTGAAGGGCGAGCAGGCCCTCCAGTGGCTGCGCACCCGGCACGCCTGGGGCAGCGACCTGATGCGCGCCCGCGCCCAGCACATGTACCTGAACTCGATGATCCGCACGCTGAAGAAGCAGAACGTGTTCACCGACACCGGCCGGCTGATGGACCTGGCCGAGGCGGCCACCAAGTCGCTGAAGGTCTCCGAGGAGATCGGCACGGTCAAGAAGCTGTACGACCTCGGCATGGAGATGAAGTCGGTGCCGACCGACCGCATCACCAGTGTGACCATGCCCAACGTCCCGGACCCCGACGACCCGGACAACCACGTCGTGCCGGACAAGGCCAAGGCCGACAAGGTGTGGCAGATGCTCCAGGACGACGTGCCGTTCGACAAGAACGGCGGGAAGTCCGGCGGCAAGAAGGACGCGGGCAAGGACAAGCCGGCCAAGACCCCCTCGGTCGACGCGGCCCGGCTCGGCGTGCTGGTGCAGAACGCCACCCGGACCTCCACCGAGGCCGCGGTCTCGCAGCGGGCCTCGGCGATCGGCCAGGTGCTCGTGCAGAAGGGCTACGCCCGGGCGCAGGCCGACACCTCGGGGAGCCTGGCCGAGGACAAGACGATCGTGCGGTATCCGAGCGCGGACCTCGAAGGTGACGCCCAGGCCGTGGCCAAGGCGCTGGGCATCCCGATGAGCCAGGTGCAGAAGTCCACCGACGTGTCGGGGGTCACGGTCGTCGTCGGCGCGGACTGGCGCACCGGCACCGCCTATCCCAAGCAGTCCGCCCCGAAGGCCGGAGACCTGCCGGAGGGCACCGACGCCGCCAACGCCTCCGACAAGCCGACGTGCATGGACGTGTACAAGCCCTACCAGTGGCACTGA
- a CDS encoding glycosyltransferase family 2 protein, producing the protein MNAKPDVRLPAVSVIMPVLNEERHLRGAVQAILAQEYAGEMEVVIALGPSTDRTDEIAAELVRDDPRVHTVPNPTGRTPAALNAAIKASRHPIVVRVDGHGMLSPNYIATAVRLLEETGAQNVGGIMHAEGENDWEHAVAAAMTSKIGVGNAAFHTGGQAGPAETVYLGVFRREALEQQGGYNEEFIRAQDWELNFRIREAGGLIWFSPELKVSYRPRPSVRALAKQYKDYGRWRHVVARYHSGSINLRYLAPPVAVCAIAAGLVVGAALTPWGFLVPGGYLAAIVAGSLPAGKGLSPKARLQIPVALATMHMSWGWGFLTSPKSLARKVIASRRPAVLDAV; encoded by the coding sequence ATGAACGCCAAGCCCGACGTGCGGCTCCCCGCCGTGTCAGTGATCATGCCCGTGCTCAACGAGGAGCGGCATCTGCGCGGGGCCGTCCAAGCGATCCTCGCGCAGGAGTACGCCGGCGAGATGGAGGTCGTGATCGCCCTCGGTCCGTCCACGGACCGCACGGACGAGATCGCCGCCGAGCTGGTCCGTGACGACCCGCGCGTGCACACCGTCCCCAACCCGACCGGCCGCACCCCGGCCGCGCTGAACGCGGCGATCAAGGCGTCCCGGCACCCGATCGTGGTCCGCGTCGACGGCCACGGCATGCTCTCGCCGAACTACATCGCGACCGCCGTGCGCCTGCTGGAGGAGACCGGCGCGCAGAACGTCGGCGGCATCATGCACGCCGAGGGCGAGAACGACTGGGAGCACGCGGTGGCCGCCGCGATGACCTCGAAGATCGGCGTCGGCAACGCGGCCTTCCACACCGGCGGCCAGGCCGGCCCCGCGGAGACGGTCTACCTCGGTGTGTTCCGCCGCGAGGCGCTGGAGCAGCAGGGCGGCTACAACGAGGAGTTCATCCGCGCCCAGGACTGGGAGCTGAACTTCCGTATCCGCGAGGCGGGCGGGCTCATCTGGTTCTCGCCCGAGCTGAAGGTGTCGTACCGGCCGCGGCCGTCGGTGCGGGCGCTGGCCAAGCAGTACAAGGACTACGGCCGCTGGCGGCACGTCGTCGCCCGCTACCACTCCGGTTCCATCAACCTGCGCTACCTGGCCCCGCCGGTGGCGGTGTGCGCGATAGCGGCGGGCCTGGTCGTCGGCGCGGCGCTGACCCCGTGGGGCTTCCTGGTTCCCGGCGGCTACCTGGCGGCGATCGTCGCGGGCTCCCTGCCGGCCGGCAAGGGGCTGTCCCCGAAGGCCCGGCTGCAGATCCCGGTGGCCCTCGCCACCATGCACATGTCCTGGGGCTGGGGCTTCCTGACCAGCCCGAAGTCGCTGGCGAGGAAGGTCATCGCCTCCCGGCGGCCCGCGGTCCTGGACGCCGTCTGA